The following proteins are encoded in a genomic region of Chelmon rostratus isolate fCheRos1 chromosome 3, fCheRos1.pri, whole genome shotgun sequence:
- the si:ch73-109d9.2 gene encoding uncharacterized protein si:ch73-109d9.2 — MAEAIVTFQSQLSGVMETVFKAAMYEITRLVEDSFLEEVTRCREQVESLKRRLKWSESRRKEREGDRRGRCIDCGKLGVSSEEEPRPTEKSLKQESVLQEEINSSQDTDGETLCHEAEDAHSAMKAPQSSGVQSEKLDGLLKEEALRITPETNESQERWGVSLEETEAGLPGPSKRYSDQKIPKCHVNWEVGFDQTPESGQDGHSGDPSAPLFQSRYGMEDLGGFDKTGYGDGNMMDMGNLDGLQGSPSQLGEDLSYMGHYEGDVEAPEGAEHQAYQAGAPRTRRGGASSPAGSPSKTNIDVSGEFSCLLINEEGYLQDPGMLYPEHVSSESGGRLSLRGPGIRIDPSLDSTADMYGPSDTYSDNLNVGERLQQQAGGRGGRRHACNLCSMSFSDSASLKAHKQTHKGTGQVPPYSCTQCGKTFAQACNLKVHQRIHSGQGLHLCSHCGKGFPSFSDLKAHKCGQTGDKPYCCTVCGNKFSRLWNLKLHRRIHTQEKPHQCTMCDKSFTRADILKVHQRTHTGERPYCCTVCGLSFKRLDHLKSHQRKHMTRIMSDLDTLIVTFQTQLSDVMETVVKTAMYEVTRLVEDGFLEEVKRRNREVESLRMQLQWAERKLSDQEGKEGGKTGRCVDCAKDDVEISSDTAEQRTKEQQDGKIKQMQYLFRYKMLYSLILLQYCFFPDILRDCGVKKEGDSVERWTRIRQEVISEAAQASDNPAVAPSPEPLATEEEDVLTAVDVKEEEANKLSCSVHLGGWSGTLDGEAGSESHSTTETTEAQPKQTQDNSEDLLRNVIKQDPQISTGYVFHEEQEETHMASDPSLEVGSGWAGLTVTTAGLLQNHRLAAEKDCDPAKTQGSLQQTEHELAGSVAAEVNVLAPGRDQMSSSASPPARLQDCGALGVTIKQEVIVDSDGCAESKHKEKRLSKSGVASLSCSAKQHRAGSEPLKQNHISHKSTVQEVMKLHSKVGTGLRLQAAIQHLHRPMRKPPHVLSNCTSAALSIAHSQVVNLNSLNRIPSTSKAAPPPLSVQRLHLGDKQAAAHSRTGGPWVSIKTQLQSANSHHTNPLPHPDSHLHAGPRHLLRCGQCGKCFPHPSNLKAHLQTHTGERPFCCSLCGRSFTKLSNLKAHRRVHTGERPYCCLACGKRFTQKCNLKRHQRIHLDVC; from the exons ATGGCCGAGGCTATAGTGACGTTTCAGTCCCAACTTTCTGGTGTCATGGAAACGGTATTCAAAGCTGCCATGTACGAGATCACCCGGCTGGTGGAGGACAGCTTTTTGGAAGAGGTAACACGGTGCAGGGAGCAGGTGGAGTCCCTAAAGAGGCGGCTGAAGTGGTCAGAGAGTCGACgtaaagaaagagaaggagataGGAGGGGGAGATGTATTGACTGCGGAAAACTTGGAGTCTCCAGTGAGGAAGAACCCAGACCGACAG AGAAAAGTCTTAAACAGGAGAGTGTGCTGCAAGAAGAGATTAATAGCTCCCAGGATACTGATGGAGAGACACTTTGTCATGAAGCGGAAGATGCCCACAGTGCCATGAAGGCACCACAG TCTTCAGGTGTACAGAGTGAAAAGCTGGATGGACTGCTCAAGGAGGAAGCTCTTCGGATCACTCCAGAAACTAATGAGTCCCAAGAGAGATGGGGAGTCAGCTTGGAGG AAACAGAGGCAGGTCTACCGGGGCCCAGTAAACGTTACAGTGACCAGAAGATCCCAAAGTGCCACGTGAACTGGGAAGTTGGCTTTGACCAGACGCCAGAATCAGGCCAAGACGGACACTCAGGTGACCCATCTGCACCACTTTTTCAGAGCAGGTATGGTATGGAAGACTTGGGTGGCTTTGACAAGACTGGCTACGGAGACGGCAATATGATGGACATGGGTAACTTGGATGGGTTACAAGGATCCCCATCGCAGCTGGGTGAGGATCTGAGTTACATGGGGCACTATGAGGGGGATGTGGAAGCACCAGAAGGAGCTGAGCATCAAGCTTACCAAGCAGGTGCTCCACGAACTAGAAGGGGTGGGGCCAGTTCACCTGCAGGCTCACCCTCAAAGACTAACATTGATGTAAGTGGAGAGTTCAGCTGTTTATTGATCAATGAAGAAGGATATCTACAGGACCCGGGTATGTTGTACCCTGAACATGTGTCCAGTGAATCAGGCGGCAGGTTGAGCCTCCGGGGCCCAGGCATTCGCATTGACCCGTCTTTAGACAGCACAGCAGATATGTATGGGCCATCCGATACATACAGTGATAACTTAAACGTGGGGGAGAGGTTGCAACAACAGgcgggagggagaggagggaggagacatGCCTGTAACCTGTGCTCCATGTCCTTCTCTGATTCAGCCTCACTGAAGGCCCATAAGCAGACCCACAAAGGTACCGGACAGGTGCCACCATACTCCTGCACCCAGTGCGGAAAGACCTTTGCTCAAGCCTGTAACCTCAAAGTCCACCAGAGGATTCACTCGGGGCAGGGGCTCCACCTCTGCAGCCATTGCGGTAAAGGTTTCCCTTCTTTCTCCGACCTAAAGGCACACAAGTGCGGTCAAACAGGTGACAAACCTTACTGCTGCACTGTATGCGGGAACAAGTTCAGCCGTCTCTGGAATCTGAAGTTACACCGGAGGattcacacacaggaaaaacctCACCAGTGCACCATGTGTGATAAGAGCTTCACACGGGCGGACATATTGAAGGTTCACCAGCGTACCCACACAGGGGAACGACCATACTGCTGCACTGTCTGTGGCCTCAGTTTCAAACGTCTGGATCATCTGAAATCACATCAACGCAAACACATGACA CGCATCATGTCGGACCTGGACACCCTCATTGTCACTTTCCAGACCCAGCTCTCGGATGTGATGGAGACTGTGGTGAAGACAGCCATGTACGAGGTCACCAGGCTGGTGGAGGACGGCTTCTTGGAGGAGGTGAAGCGCAGGAACCGGGAGGTGGAGTCCCTGAGGATGCAGCTGCAATGGGCCGAGAGGAAATTGAGCGACCAAGAggggaaagaaggagggaaaactGGGAGGTGTGTTGACTGTGCCAAGGATGATGTGGAGATATCCAGTGACACCGCAGAACAAAGGACCAAAGAACAACAAGATGGTAAGATCAAGCAGATGCAGTATTTATTTAGGTATAAAATGCTGTATTCTCTTATACTACTCCaatactgtttttttccagacatCTTGAGGGACTGTGGTGTGAAGAAAGAGGGCGACTCTGTGGAAAGGTGGACAAGAATCCGACAGGAAGTCATATCAGAGGCAGCACAGGCATCAGATAATCCTGCAGTCGCTCCCAGCCCTGAACCACTG gcgacagaagaagaagatgtgcTGACAGCGGTGGACGTAAAGGAAGAAGAAGCGAATAAGCTGTCTTGTTCTGTGCACTTGGGAGGATGGAGTGGTACCCTGGATG GTGAAGCAGGATCTGAATCCCACAGCACTACTGAAACGACTGAGGCACAACCAAAACAGACTCAAGACAACAGTGAGGACTTATTGAGGAATGTCATTAAGCAAGACCCTCAGATCTCTACTGGATATGTCTTTCatgaagagcaggaggaaacacacatgGCTTCAGATCCATCTCTGGAGGTGGGCAGTGGTTGGGCGGGCCTGACTGTCACAACAGCTGGATTGCTTCAGAATCACAGACTCGCAGCAGAAAAGGATTGTGATCCAGCTAAAACTCAAGGTTCTTTACAGCAAACGGAACACGAGCTGGCCGGCTCAGTCGCAGCAGAGGTTAATGTTCTGGCTCCAGGTAGAGATCAGATGTCATCCTCAGCTTCGCCTCCGGCAAGACTGCAAGACTGTGGTGCGCTGGGTGTGACCATCAAGCAGGAGGTCATTGTCGATTCTGATGGGTGTGCGGAAAGCAAGCATAAGGAAAAGAGACTATCAAAGTCTGGGGTGGCGTCTCTCTCGTGTTCagcaaaacagcacagagctggatCAGAACCACTCAAGCAgaaccacatttcccataaatCCACTGTGCAGGAGGTTATGAAGCTGCATTCCAAAGTGGGTACAGGTCTCAGGCTGCAAGCTGCTATACAGCACCTCCACCGGCCGATGAGAAAGCCCCCCCACGTACTCTCGAACTGCACCAGCGCAGCTCTGTCCATAGCTCACTCTCAGGTTGTGAACTTAAACTCCCTCAACAGAATTCCCTCCACATCTAAAGccgctcctcctccactctcagTCCAGCGACTTCACCTGGGCGACAAACAGGCCGCAGCACACAGCCGAACCGGTGGCCCGTGGGTCAGCATCAAAACCCAACTTCAGTCTGCAAACTCCCATCACACCAACCCCTTACCCCACCCAGACTCTCACCTCCACGCCGGCCCCAGGCACCTCCTGCGCTGTGGCCAGTGTGGGAAGTGCTTTCCCCACCCCAGCAACCTGAAGGCCCACCTGCAGACTCACACGGGTGAGCGGCctttctgctgctccctctgtggtcGCAGCTTCACCAAGCTGAGCAACCTGAAGGCCCACAGACGGGTCCACACCGGAGAGAGGCCGTACTGCTGCTTGGCTTGTGGCAAACGCTTCACCCAGAAATGTAACCTGAAACGCCACCAGAGGATTCATCTGGACGTATGCTGA